ACTGTCGGGGCTGGACGGTGGATAGTGAACCCGCCCGGATGCTGATCATGGCGTCCACGGAGGGGGAGTGGACCACGCATGCAGAGCACCGACCTGTACTCGCGCCGGATCGGCGCCGCGCTGGGTGCGGCATTGTTGTTGACCGTCGGTGGGTGCACCGGCGATGACGAGAAGCCGTTCGCGGGTGAGCTGGCGCCGCCCGGCGCGAGCTGGGAACCCTTGCAGCCCGACCTGGCCGAGCCCGGCGGCGCCCAGGCGCCGGACGGCACCGAGCAGGATCAGGACACGGCGAGCGGGAGCGGGAACGACCAGGCCGATCCCGGCTCCGGGTCCGTCGGCATCGGTACGGCGGACGCCGGCGCCCCGTCCACGACCGGGAATCAGAACCGCGCCCTGGGGCCGGGCGGAACCGTGGTGGCCACTCCCGGCGCTAACCGCAAGGGCCTCGGTGTCGGCGGTGCCGTGGTCGACAACCCGAACGTGGCCCTGCCGGTCGGTCCGGTCGTCGGCGGTCCGGGGCTCGGCGGATCATCCGCCGATACGCCGAAAAATGCGGCTAATCCGGCAGGAGGCGGCACGGCGGCAATCGGCACTGGCACTGGCACTGGCGTTACGGTTCCGGGGCCAGTCCAGCCAGGCCAGGCAGGTCAGCCCGGTCAGCAAGGTCAAGCCGGCCAAGCCGCTCAGCCCGGGCAACCCGCTGCCGCCGGCCAACCCGGCGCCGCCGGCCAACCCGCTGCGGCAGGTCAGCCCGGATCCGCGGATCAGCCGGGGCCGCCCGCCACCCAGCCGAACGCCGGGCAGCCGCCCACCATCGCCGAACCGATCGTCGCCCACAACCCTCCGGCCCAGCAGCCCCCGGCCGCCGTCGACCGCCCGGACCCGGTGGACCGCCCGGCGAACCAGGCCCGGCCCGTCCGCCAACCCACCCGGGTCAAGCACCCCGCCACCGTCGACCGCCCCACCCGGCAGCGTCCGGTCTGGGTTCGCGACCTGGACGCCCCGGTCTCCGCCGACCGGAACTGCGACATGTTCCACGGCGGGATCACCGACGTCACCCTCACCAACGGCTGGCTGGACAACTCGAAGCTCTGCTTCGACACCGACCGTGGTGACCTGGATTCGCAGATCTACCTGCTCACCCACGCGGGCATGCCGATCGCCCTGCCGCGCTCGGACGACTACGCCCGCTGGCACCGCCGCGACCACCTGCTGTCGCGGATCAACCAGGATTCGTTCCCGTTCGACGACGGGGACGACTGGAGCGGCGACGACTGGAGCGGCGACGACTGGGACCAGGGTTTCGACGACCTGCCCGGCTTCGACGACGTGTTCGGCCGCCGCTCCGGTACGAACGGCCGGCACGGCACGAGCAGCCGGCCTGGCACGGACGACACGTCGGATATGAGCGACCGGTCCGGCACGGATCACCGGCACGACATGGCCGATGAAACCGGTGCGGGACGTCAGGCCGGCAAGAAGTGCGACAAGAACCAAGCCGACACGACGCGCGCCCGGCACAGCGGGACAGGCCAGGGCAGCACCCACCAGAGCAGCACCGGCCAAGCCGGTACCCGCCAAGGGGACACCGGCGGATGGGACGCCGACGGATGGGACGCCGGCGGATGGACCATCGATGGAGGGGACGCGGACCACGGTGCCGCCGACATCAACGACGCTGAACAGGGCGAAGCCGAAGTAACCGACCTCCACGACAGCGACTTCACCGACGAGGAAGCCGGCGGCGACTACGGCGCGGAAGACGCGGGCCTGACCGAAGACTGATCGGAAGACGCGGCCTGACTAAAGACTGATCGGAAGACGCGGCCTGACCGAAGACTGAGCGGAAGGCTGCCGCCCGGAACAACCCCGGGCGGCAGCCACCGATCACACCAACCTGGCGAAGACCAGATCCACCGCCCGGTTGATCGCCGCCCGCGACTCCTCCGTGTCATCCACCACGTCGAACGAGTGATGCCCACCGGGCACGTCGACGATCTCCAGGTTCGCCTTCCCCGCGGCCTCGACGAACGCCTCCACCGTCCCCGCGATCCCGGCGTCCTCCTGACCCACCCGGGTCAGCACGATCGGCAGCTCCCCGGCCTGCGCCACCGCTCCGATCGGATCGAACCGCGGCTCCACCGGCCATCCCGGGAACGGCGCCAGCAGCGGATAGCTGAACGCCAGCGCCCGCAGCCAGGACGGCGGCTCCCGCAGCCAGTCCGCCGCGAGCAGGCTCCCGCCGGAGAAGAACCACAGCGCCAGCCGGCTCTCGTCCACCCGGTCGTCGGAGCGCAGGCTCTCCAGCGCGGCCTCCACCTGAGCGGCGCCCACCGCGTACATGTCAGGGCTGTCCATGCGGTGGTCGACCACCGCGCCCACCGCCCCGCGGCCTGCCGCGAGCGAACCGTAGGCCTGGAACATCGGCCAGTTGCGCTGCTCGGGCCGCACCTGGGCGGGCAGCGGCCCGCCCGGCACGAAGAGGATCGCCGGACGCGGGCCGGCGATCTCGCCGGGCAGGTAGAGATCGAGGAAATCGTGGCGTTCGGGTGTGCGGGCTTCGACCGGAAGGACGAACGGTTTCTTGAAGTCCATCGACCGACCTTAACGCCCTCAGTAACCGGGCGGAACGGACGAACAGTAAGGGGTGGAACAGGAGCGGCTTGCGGCGCTGCACGAGTACCGCCTGCGGGACACCCCGCCGGACGCGGAACTCCAGGCGGTGCTCCGGATCGCCGCGGAGATCGCCGGTGTGCGGT
Above is a genomic segment from Actinoplanes ianthinogenes containing:
- a CDS encoding alpha/beta hydrolase; this translates as MDFKKPFVLPVEARTPERHDFLDLYLPGEIAGPRPAILFVPGGPLPAQVRPEQRNWPMFQAYGSLAAGRGAVGAVVDHRMDSPDMYAVGAAQVEAALESLRSDDRVDESRLALWFFSGGSLLAADWLREPPSWLRALAFSYPLLAPFPGWPVEPRFDPIGAVAQAGELPIVLTRVGQEDAGIAGTVEAFVEAAGKANLEIVDVPGGHHSFDVVDDTEESRAAINRAVDLVFARLV